A part of Dasypus novemcinctus isolate mDasNov1 chromosome 7, mDasNov1.1.hap2, whole genome shotgun sequence genomic DNA contains:
- the LOC101439734 gene encoding olfactory receptor 9S13-like has protein sequence MPPHSKGNFSGGSWQEFVLVGFEGGTKIQVLLFVVFLAIYVVTVLGNLTMIVLITLDARLHSPMYFFLKNLSFLDLCYSSVIAPKALTTFFSSKIITFTGCATQFFIFLLLGTTEGFLLAVMAYDRFMAICSPLRYPITMCPSACACLVLGSYCGGCLNSIMQTSFTFRLPFCSSHHIDHFFCDEPPLLQLACTDTALNKQIMFGFCGFIIVGTILVVLVSYGYITMTILRMRSTAGRRKVFSTCGSHMTAVSLFYGTIFVIYAQPGAVNSMEQGKVVSIFYTLVIPMLNPLIYSLRNKDVKEALWRLGQKQAAT, from the coding sequence ATGCCACCACACAGCAAGGGAAACTTCTCAGGGGGCTCCTGGCAGGAGTTCGTGTTGGTGGGCTTTGAGGGTGGCACTAAGATCCAGGTCCTGCTCTTTGTGGTGTTCCTGGCCATCTATGTGGTCACCGTCCTGGGGAACCTCACCATGATCGTGCTCATCACCCTGGATGCCCGCCTCCActcccccatgtacttcttcctcaagAACCTCTCCTTCCTAGATTTATGCTACTCATCAGTCATTGCCCCCAAGGCCCTCACCACTTTCTTCTCCTCCAAGATCATCACCTTCACTGGCTGTGCCACCCagtttttcatattcttattgCTGGGTACCACTGAAGGCTTCCTGCTGGCTGTCATGGCCTATGACCGTTTCATGGCCATCTGCAGCCCACTGCGCTACCCCATCACCATGTGCCCCTCAGCCTGTGCATGCCTGGTGCTGGGCTCCTACTGTGGAGGCTGCCTCAACTCCATCATGCAGACCAGCTTCACGTTCCGCCTCCCATTCTGTAGCTCCCACCACATTGACCACTTCTTCTGTGATGAGCCCCCCTTGCTCCAGCTCGCCTGCACTGACACGGCCCTCAACAAGCAGATCATGTTTGGATTCTGTGGGTTCATCATTGTGGGCACCATACTCGTGGTCCTGGTGTCCTATGGCTACATCACTATGACCATCCTCAGGATGCGCTCCACGGCTGGCCGACGTAAGGTTTTCTCCACCTGTGGCTCCCACATGACCGCAGTCTCCTTATTTTACGGGACTATCTTTGTCATCTATGCTCAACCGGGAGCTGTGAATTCCATGGAGCAAGGCAAGGTGGTGTCCATTTTCTACACCCTGGTTATCCCAATGCTCAACCCCCTCATCTACAGTCTGCGGAACAAGGATGTGAAGGAGGCCCTATGGAGGCTCGGCCAGAAACAAGCGGCCACATGA